A genomic window from Nicotiana sylvestris chromosome 11, ASM39365v2, whole genome shotgun sequence includes:
- the LOC138881440 gene encoding uncharacterized protein has translation MATDGDVEQPAPIVDEPSNQPIIDTSSTFYMHPSDNPGIALVPIPFDGFGYHSLRRGVMRSLSGKNKLDFINGDCKKLDPDSSSYRLWERCDDMVTSWILNSLAKEIANSVEYVTDAIELWKELEDRNDQKNGTKLYKFKRRLTTCPKELLILLATRHKKNCGKNLLL, from the coding sequence ATGGCTACTGATGGAGATGTTGAACAGCCTGCACCGATTGTGGATGAACCTTCTAATCAACCAATTATTGACACTAGTAGTACCTTTTACATGCATCCCTCTGATAATCCGGGAATAGCCCTAGTTCCTattccatttgatggatttggttATCACTCATTGAGAAGAGGCGTAATGAGATCCCTATCCGGAAAAAACAAACTAGACTTCATCAATGGTGACTGTAAAAAGCTAGATCCAGACTCCTCAAGCTATCGATTGTGGGAGAGATGTGATGATATGGTGACTTCATGGATTTTGAACTCCCTAGCAAAGGAGATTGCAAATAGTGTTGAATATGTGACAGATGCAATCGAGTTGTGGAAAGAGTTGGAAGATCGAAATGATCAGAAAAATGGAACAAAGCTCTACAAATTCAAAAGGAGATTAACGACGTGTCCCAAGGAGCTCTTGATATTACTGGCTACTAGACATAAAAAAAATTGTGGGAAGAATTTACTACTCTAA
- the LOC138881441 gene encoding uncharacterized protein — MSGATFEEVFDIAREIESLYNKEQVERDAKSQEEHTEHLRVVLEQLREEKLYAKFSKCEFWLRLVAFLGRMVSNEGIQVDPKKIKVVQSWTRSSSAIEIQSFLGLAGYYSRLVQGFSSIASPMTKLTQMGSPFRDVTIGDDGVLRMQGWISVPNMDGLRELILEEAHSLQYSIHLSAREDVLGFETTLFVEENEERYSWTDGQFERTIQILEDMLRASYQSSIQMAPYEALYGRWCRSPVGWFELGEARHFCIDLVQDALDKVKLIQEWLCKAHSRQKSYADRKVRDVSYMVGEKVLPKVSPMKGVMRFGKKGKLSSRFIWPFELLQKIGEVAYELSLPPSLSSVHPLFHVSMLWKYIYDPSHVLDISTVQLDGDLTYDVELVAIWGVRFES, encoded by the exons atgtctggtgctacttttgaggaggttttTGACATTGCTCGGGAGATAGAGTCGCTCTACAATAAGGAGCAGGTTGAGAGGGATGCCAAAAG CCAGGAAGAGCAcactgagcatttgagagttgtattggagcagctgagggaggagaagctttatgctaagttctccaagtgtgagttttggctcaggtTAGTAGCATTCTTAGGACGcatggtgtccaacgagggtattcaggttgatccgaagaagataaaggtggTTCAGAGCTGGACCAGatcatcctcagccatagagattcagagctttcttggtttggctggctactaTAGTAGGTTAGttcagggtttctcatctattgcatcacccatgaccaaattgacccaaatgggttctcctttcag agatgtgactattggtgatgacggggtattgaggatgcagggctggataagtgtgcccaatatggatgggctacgggagttgattcttgaggaggcccatagtttgcagtATTCTATCCATCTGAGTgcccgcgaagatgtattaggatttgagacaacactattcgtggaggagaatgaagaaagatatagttgg acggatggacagtttgagcgcactattcagatattggaggacatgctacgcGCTAGTtatcaatcgagtattcagatggctccgtatgaggctttatatgggaggtggtgtagatctccagtgggttggtttgagctgggtgaggctaggcatTTTTGTatagacttagttcaggatgcatTGGACAAGGTGAAATTGATTCAGGAGTGGCTTTGCAAGGCACATTCGAGACAAAAAAGTTATGCTGATAGaaaggtccgtgatgtgtcttatatggttggggagaaggtcttgccaaaggtttcacccatgaagggtgttatgagatttgggaagaagggcaagttgagctcTCGATTTATTTGGCCATTTGAGTTGCTTCAAaagattggggaggtggcctatgagctttctttgccacctagcttatcgagtgtgcatccactatttcatgtttctatgctttggaagtataTCTACGATCCATCTCATGTCTTGGAtatcagcacggttcagttggatggtgatttgacatATGATGTAGAGCTGGTGGCTATTTggggcgtcaggttcgaaagttaa